One Scylla paramamosain isolate STU-SP2022 chromosome 5, ASM3559412v1, whole genome shotgun sequence genomic region harbors:
- the LOC135100776 gene encoding uncharacterized protein LOC135100776: protein MSSSCVPPKNCVVHNPDPSGHDDHSDTSSECGSLCSCTSGSMTSLATISSNSRVPDRAAQESECAALVTPTHVDQVVPQSQEEEENNRYFLVRASQRACCRKLRNPACTSSLRHFLVTSSEFFPWVAGFVIIYYSYCWWGMASGFSAFLFMIGAHAFLRLVKTRGVLGCVPYSSQTQVESDASEGEDDAEADLQQETPEATIDRSAEKPPSYDVAVVKPPPYDLKFHLTPKELHSGPRNKPGRCHNAGRHAIPATVSMVDESENDVLPSYQDAMKLSFHTYGHETDQRRGESS, encoded by the exons ATGTCGTCGTCGTGCGTGCCACCGAAGAATTGCGTGGTGCATAACCCGGACCCGTCTGGCCATGACGACCATAGTGACACCTCCAGCGAGTGTGGATCCCTTTGTTCCTGCACGTCTGGCAGCATGACGTCCTTAGCTACTATCTCCAGCAACAGCAGAGTTCCGGACAGGGCGGCCCAAGAGAGTGAGTGTGCGGCTCTCGTGACTCCCACGCACGTCGATCAAGTAGTTCCTCAGagccaggaggaagaagaaaataaccgCTACTTCTTGGTGCGGGCGTCTCAGCGGGCGTGTTGCAGAAAACTAAGGAATCCTGCGTGCACGTCGTCACTGCGACACTTCCTCGTGACATCCAGCGAGTTTTTCCCATGGGTCGCAGGTTTTGTCATCATCTACTACTCGTACTGCTGGTGGGGCATGGCTTCCGGGTTCTCGGCCTTCCTCTTCATGATCGGGGCGCACGCCTTCCTCCGGCTGGTCAAGACGCGTGGGGTTCTCGGCTGCGTCCCGTACTCCTCCCAAACGCAAGTGGAGAGCGACGCCTCG GAAGGTGAAGATGACGCGGAAGCAGACCTACAGCAGGAAACTCCGGAAGCCACAATAGATCGGTCTGCGGAGAAACCCCCGTCCTACGATGTGGCTGTAGTGAAGCCGCCTCCCTATGACCTCAAGTTCCATCTCACGCCCAAAGAACTCCACAGCGGTCCGCGCAACAAGCCTGGTCGCTGTCACAACGCGGGGCGCCACGCTATACCCGCCACGGTGTCCATGGTCGATGAAAGCGAAAACGACGTCTTGCCGTCTTATCAGGATGCCATGAAGCTTTCCTTCCACACCTACGGCCACGAGACGGACCAGCGGCGCGGAGAATCCTCGTGA